The following coding sequences lie in one Mycobacterium gordonae genomic window:
- the purU gene encoding formyltetrahydrofolate deformylase has translation MSTPNEPADIGRLLLRCDDRPGIIAAVSTFLTQAGANIISLDQHSTAPEGGTFLQRAIFHLPGLTAAIDGLERDFAETVAGKFGIDYRFTEAARPKRVAIMASKDDHCLLDLLWRNRRGELQMSIAMVIANHPDLAERVRPFGVPFFHIPATRDTRAEAEQRQLQLLSGNVDLVVLARYMQILTGEFLSALGCPLINIHHSFLPAFIGAAPYKRARERGVKLVGATAHYVTETLDEGPIIEQDVVRVSHTDTVEDLVRVGADVERAVLSRAVLWHCQDRVIVHNNQTIVF, from the coding sequence GTGTCAACACCGAACGAACCCGCCGACATTGGACGGTTGTTGCTGCGCTGCGACGACCGGCCAGGGATCATCGCCGCGGTGAGCACGTTTCTCACCCAGGCCGGGGCCAACATCATCTCGCTCGACCAGCATTCCACCGCACCTGAAGGGGGAACCTTCCTGCAGCGGGCCATCTTTCACCTACCGGGACTGACGGCTGCGATCGACGGACTGGAGCGCGATTTCGCTGAGACCGTGGCCGGAAAGTTCGGGATCGACTACCGGTTCACCGAGGCCGCCCGGCCCAAGCGGGTGGCCATCATGGCATCGAAGGACGACCACTGCCTGCTGGACCTGTTGTGGCGCAACCGGCGTGGCGAACTGCAGATGTCCATCGCCATGGTGATCGCCAACCACCCCGACCTGGCCGAGCGTGTCCGACCCTTCGGCGTGCCGTTTTTCCATATCCCCGCGACCCGTGACACGCGCGCCGAGGCCGAGCAACGCCAGCTCCAATTACTCAGCGGCAATGTAGATCTGGTGGTGCTGGCGCGCTACATGCAGATCCTGACCGGGGAGTTCCTGTCCGCACTCGGCTGTCCGCTGATCAACATCCACCACTCGTTCCTGCCCGCGTTCATCGGCGCGGCGCCCTACAAGCGGGCCCGTGAGCGCGGCGTCAAACTCGTCGGAGCTACCGCACACTACGTCACCGAGACCCTGGACGAGGGGCCGATCATCGAGCAGGACGTGGTGCGGGTCAGCCATACCGACACCGTCGAAGACCTGGTGCGGGTCGGTGCCGACGTGGAACGCGCGGTTCTGTCGCGCGCGGTGTTGTGGCACTGTCAGGACCGCGTCATCGTGCACAACAACCAGACCATCGTTTTCTGA
- a CDS encoding permease, whose product MADKVLGALGHALALTGSMTWEILWALILGFALSAVVQAVVRRSTIVGLLGDDRPQTLAVAAGLGAASSSCSYAAVALARSLFRKGANFTAAMAFEIGSTNLVVELGIILALLMGWQFTAAEFVGGPLMIIVLALLFRFFVRQRLIDAAREQAEKGLAGSMEGHAAMDMSIQGDGSFWRRLVSGPGLTSVSHVFVMEWLAILRDLVIGLFIAGAIAAWVPETFWQEFFLTSHPTWSVVWGPIVGPLVAIVSFVCSIGNVPLAAVLWNGGISFGGVIAFIFADLLILPILNIYRKYYGARMMLTLLATFYAAMVAAGYLVEFIFGTAGLIPSQRNAMVMSSGISWNYTTWLNIIFLVIAAVLVARFFTSGGMPMLRMMGGSPDAEHHHGGHAAGCH is encoded by the coding sequence ATGGCAGACAAGGTGCTGGGTGCCCTAGGTCATGCTCTGGCCCTGACGGGCTCGATGACATGGGAAATCCTCTGGGCGCTGATCCTGGGCTTCGCCCTCTCCGCGGTGGTGCAGGCGGTGGTGCGTCGCTCCACCATCGTGGGACTGTTGGGCGATGACCGGCCCCAGACCTTGGCGGTCGCGGCCGGACTCGGTGCGGCGTCGTCGTCATGCTCGTACGCCGCGGTGGCGCTGGCCAGGTCACTGTTCCGCAAGGGCGCGAACTTCACCGCCGCCATGGCGTTCGAGATCGGCTCGACCAATCTGGTCGTGGAACTGGGCATCATCCTGGCGCTGTTGATGGGATGGCAATTCACCGCGGCCGAGTTCGTGGGCGGTCCGCTGATGATCATCGTCCTGGCGTTGCTGTTCCGGTTCTTCGTGCGACAGCGGCTGATCGACGCCGCTCGTGAGCAGGCCGAGAAGGGACTCGCCGGATCGATGGAGGGCCATGCGGCCATGGATATGTCGATCCAGGGCGACGGCTCGTTCTGGCGCCGGCTGGTCTCCGGGCCGGGGCTCACCTCGGTGTCACACGTGTTCGTGATGGAGTGGCTGGCGATCTTGCGTGACCTTGTCATCGGGCTGTTCATTGCGGGCGCGATCGCGGCTTGGGTGCCCGAGACCTTCTGGCAGGAATTCTTTTTGACCAGTCACCCGACGTGGTCGGTGGTGTGGGGACCTATCGTCGGTCCGTTAGTGGCGATCGTCTCGTTCGTCTGCTCGATCGGCAACGTGCCGCTCGCCGCGGTGTTGTGGAATGGGGGCATCAGCTTCGGCGGGGTGATCGCGTTCATCTTCGCCGACCTGCTGATCCTGCCGATCCTCAACATCTACCGCAAGTACTACGGCGCCCGGATGATGCTAACGCTGCTCGCTACCTTCTACGCGGCGATGGTAGCGGCCGGATATCTTGTCGAATTCATCTTCGGCACAGCAGGTCTCATTCCCAGTCAGCGCAATGCCATGGTCATGTCGTCCGGGATTTCCTGGAACTACACCACTTGGCTGAACATCATCTTCCTGGTGATCGCCGCGGTGCTCGTCGCACGGTTCTTCACCTCCGGCGGGATGCCCATGCTGCGGATGATGGGCGGCTCGCCCGATGCCGAACACCACCATGGTGGGCACGCAGCCGGTTGCCACTGA
- a CDS encoding LppX_LprAFG lipoprotein: MESRVQVPKASALLLALTASLVLWLAGCASAPKESEGTPTTGTTTDSPLMADIRQSVDATKALTSAHLSVRTNGQVDSMLGITNADVDVRANPLTAKGSCTYNGQADVPFRIKDDAISVKLFDDWTNLGSVSDLSATRLLDPAKGVAKLLSGVNNLQAQGTEVIDGINTNKISGTLPAETVKIIDPGARQSRPATVWIAQDGSHRLVRASVDLGSGSVQVTLSKWNEPVNVD, encoded by the coding sequence ATGGAATCACGCGTGCAAGTGCCCAAGGCATCGGCTCTACTGCTGGCGCTCACCGCCTCGTTGGTGCTCTGGTTAGCCGGATGCGCCTCTGCGCCAAAGGAATCCGAAGGCACGCCGACAACCGGAACAACCACTGATTCGCCGCTGATGGCCGACATCCGGCAGTCGGTGGACGCCACCAAGGCATTGACCAGCGCGCACCTGTCCGTGCGTACCAACGGTCAGGTTGACAGCATGCTCGGCATTACCAATGCCGACGTCGACGTTCGCGCCAACCCGCTCACCGCCAAAGGCTCGTGCACCTACAACGGCCAGGCCGACGTACCCTTCCGCATCAAGGACGACGCCATCTCGGTGAAATTGTTCGACGACTGGACCAATCTGGGTTCGGTGTCCGACCTGTCCGCCACCCGGTTGCTCGATCCCGCCAAGGGTGTGGCCAAACTGCTGTCCGGCGTCAACAATCTGCAGGCCCAGGGCACCGAGGTGATCGACGGAATCAACACCAACAAGATCTCCGGGACACTGCCGGCCGAGACGGTCAAGATCATCGATCCGGGCGCCAGGCAGTCCAGACCGGCCACCGTGTGGATCGCCCAGGACGGTTCGCACCGGTTGGTGCGCGCCAGCGTCGACCTGGGATCAGGCTCGGTCCAGGTCACGCTGTCGAAGTGGAACGAGCCGGTGAACGTCGACTAG
- a CDS encoding MMPL family transporter: protein MSRLVKQLLVVAAWIAVAVGVNVLAALASSGTGRAGTALPAPDAQAVAANNRIAQAFPGSGTDAIAYLVLDGRDPLGDADRPYYDDAVRALRADTAHVGSVLDWWSDPLMAPLGSSHDGRSGAAVIWLRGEAGSAKAAESLDAARSVIRALPSSTGLRARITVPTAVRGTGLRLAPWQSAVIVAAALLVAALLLLRLGCSSVAIAALTAGLCLAAAWPLAALFGLFSWTVAAVLMTGVIATSVLLFTMQERRGYRAMLPALAAPAAGVVALTAPLLLAQTPGVRAVGLAAPGVVVALGASLTLLPVLLAQNAASPAGSWGLPQSVRRTVRRPAAVVALVAAICALPVLGMHWGMGDAPVRTGSADFTPNNRLPDVVMVKSSHDLRDPAGLIAIDTVSRRLMEIPGVRKVQSAAWPAGVPWTDASLSSAAGRLSDQLDRQAATFVPQVTAVKTLGSVLDQVSGSVNALEASVSAGVGGLAQLQQAINSVVSGTRNIKDTAAEVSGYLDPVRGWMGGVQDCSADMLCSAARKAIDPFDRVIADVTVLSDGATRLAAGSARTTSALAGTPRAVAEMRSALDQLRSFVPTLQTTIESTIPQVVQLSAFLKNLSIDFADTGAGGFYLPRKALADPSYQHVRQTMFSADGTAARFLVYSDQTGVDLGATSHAEQIETAVGNATKYGSLVDSEVAVSGGAQLAAGVRGGVEHDAVLLALVVIAVATLAGMWRGALGGLSVALGIVGSFLAGLGVSVGVWQYLLHGSVDASAAPTSFAVLAACALPYLIAALVPVRRGAAPLAAAGGTFGAGLMLLGSSVALAQIGTVVLVGLVLLAAMTRLVDVHRLVPLRQRDLDRA from the coding sequence GTGTCCCGGCTTGTCAAGCAACTTCTCGTCGTCGCGGCATGGATCGCGGTGGCGGTGGGCGTCAACGTGCTCGCTGCTCTGGCATCCTCGGGCACAGGCCGGGCCGGAACCGCACTGCCGGCACCGGACGCCCAGGCGGTCGCCGCCAATAACCGCATCGCGCAAGCCTTTCCGGGCAGCGGCACCGACGCTATCGCCTACCTGGTGCTCGACGGCCGCGATCCGCTCGGCGACGCCGACCGGCCGTACTACGACGACGCCGTCCGTGCGCTGCGCGCCGACACCGCCCACGTGGGATCCGTCCTGGACTGGTGGTCCGACCCGTTGATGGCCCCGCTTGGAAGCAGCCACGACGGACGCTCCGGCGCCGCGGTGATCTGGCTGCGGGGTGAGGCGGGTTCCGCCAAGGCCGCTGAATCGCTCGATGCGGCGCGATCGGTGATCCGCGCCCTGCCGTCGAGCACGGGCCTGCGCGCCCGCATCACCGTCCCGACCGCCGTGCGCGGCACCGGGCTGCGGTTGGCGCCGTGGCAGTCGGCGGTGATCGTGGCCGCGGCGCTGCTGGTCGCCGCCCTGTTACTGCTGCGCCTGGGCTGCTCGTCGGTCGCGATCGCGGCATTGACCGCCGGGCTGTGTCTCGCGGCCGCCTGGCCGCTGGCTGCGCTGTTCGGCCTCTTCTCCTGGACGGTGGCGGCGGTGCTGATGACCGGGGTGATCGCCACCTCCGTGCTGCTGTTCACCATGCAGGAGCGGCGCGGCTACCGGGCGATGCTGCCGGCTCTCGCCGCACCCGCGGCAGGTGTCGTGGCACTCACTGCCCCCCTCTTGCTCGCCCAGACCCCGGGTGTGCGTGCCGTTGGGCTGGCTGCCCCCGGTGTCGTTGTCGCGCTTGGTGCTTCGCTGACATTGCTGCCCGTCTTGTTGGCGCAGAACGCGGCATCTCCCGCCGGTTCGTGGGGACTGCCGCAGTCGGTGCGCCGCACGGTTCGCCGTCCCGCCGCCGTCGTCGCGCTGGTCGCGGCGATCTGCGCGCTGCCCGTTCTCGGCATGCACTGGGGCATGGGCGATGCCCCCGTGCGGACCGGCAGCGCCGACTTCACACCGAACAACCGCCTGCCCGATGTCGTCATGGTCAAGTCCAGCCACGACCTGCGCGACCCGGCCGGGCTGATCGCCATCGACACCGTGAGCCGCCGGCTGATGGAGATCCCCGGCGTCCGCAAAGTGCAGTCGGCGGCCTGGCCGGCCGGTGTTCCCTGGACCGACGCGTCGCTGAGTTCGGCCGCGGGCAGGCTCAGCGATCAACTGGATCGCCAGGCCGCGACGTTCGTGCCGCAGGTCACCGCGGTCAAGACCCTTGGTTCGGTGCTGGATCAGGTGTCGGGCTCGGTCAACGCACTCGAGGCGAGTGTGAGCGCCGGAGTGGGCGGCCTCGCCCAGTTGCAGCAGGCCATCAATTCGGTGGTGTCGGGGACGCGCAATATCAAAGACACCGCCGCCGAGGTATCGGGTTATCTCGACCCGGTGCGCGGCTGGATGGGCGGCGTCCAGGATTGCTCCGCCGACATGCTGTGCTCGGCCGCGCGGAAAGCGATCGACCCGTTCGACCGCGTGATCGCCGACGTCACGGTGCTCTCCGACGGCGCTACCCGGCTGGCCGCCGGATCGGCGCGCACCACCAGCGCGCTGGCCGGGACGCCGCGCGCGGTGGCCGAGATGCGCTCGGCGCTGGATCAGCTGCGCTCGTTCGTTCCGACGTTGCAAACGACGATCGAGAGCACCATCCCGCAGGTCGTTCAGTTGTCCGCCTTCTTGAAGAACCTCAGCATCGACTTCGCCGACACCGGCGCGGGCGGGTTCTATCTGCCGCGCAAGGCGCTGGCCGACCCGTCATACCAGCATGTACGCCAAACCATGTTCTCCGCCGACGGCACCGCTGCCCGCTTCCTGGTGTATTCCGACCAGACCGGGGTGGATCTGGGCGCGACATCGCACGCGGAGCAGATCGAAACCGCCGTCGGCAACGCGACCAAGTACGGCAGCCTCGTCGATAGCGAGGTCGCGGTGAGCGGGGGGGCGCAGTTAGCCGCGGGCGTTCGGGGCGGGGTTGAGCACGACGCTGTCCTGCTGGCCCTGGTGGTGATTGCGGTGGCAACTCTGGCCGGGATGTGGCGCGGCGCGCTCGGCGGGTTGTCAGTTGCCCTGGGGATCGTGGGTTCTTTTCTTGCGGGCCTCGGTGTCAGCGTCGGGGTATGGCAATACCTGCTGCACGGCTCGGTGGATGCCTCCGCGGCGCCGACGTCGTTCGCCGTCCTCGCTGCCTGCGCCCTGCCCTATCTGATCGCCGCCCTGGTGCCGGTTCGACGTGGGGCCGCACCGCTGGCGGCGGCAGGCGGGACTTTCGGCGCCGGTCTGATGCTGCTCGGTTCGTCGGTCGCCCTGGCTCAGATCGGCACCGTAGTGTTGGTCGGACTGGTTCTGCTGGCGGCGATGACGCGGCTAGTCGACGTTCACCGGCTCGTTCCACTTCGACAGCGTGACCTGGACCGAGCCTGA
- a CDS encoding AMP-binding protein yields the protein MSVRSLPAALRAYARLQPNEAAFTFIDYEQNWDGVPTILTWSQLYRRMMNMAAELRGHGSPGDRALILAPQGLDYIVAFLGALEAGIIAVPLSVPQGGATDERVTSVLGDATPVAVLTTSTVKDDVTQHITTQSGTAVPKIIEVDTLDLDARVRSGAGNSDYPSTAYLQYTSGSTRTPAGVIMSHQNLRSNLEQLMAGYFADSDGVAPPDLTLVSWLPFYHDMGLVLGVCAPILLGAKAVVTTPLSFLARPARWMHMMADNTCPFTAAPNFAFELSARKISDDDMIGRDLGGVHTILSGSERVQPAAVKRFADHFARFNLRENTIRPSYGLAEATVFVATSRHDQPTRLVEFDTEELAGGQAVPAATGTGTVLVSYQVPQAPTVRIVDPDSRQVCSEGTVGEIWVHGDNVAAGYWQRSEDSERTFGATILDPPEATPEGPWLRTGDSGFITDGQLFIIGRIKDLLIVYGRNHSPDDIEATIHEITRSRCAAIAVPGERSTEKLVAIIELRNRQDGEAHRLGEIKREVTAALSSSHGLAATDLVLVPPGSIPLTTSGKIRRQACVEQYRHNQFARLDA from the coding sequence ATGAGTGTGCGTTCTCTGCCCGCTGCGCTGCGCGCGTATGCCCGTCTGCAACCCAACGAGGCGGCCTTCACGTTCATCGACTACGAGCAGAATTGGGACGGCGTACCCACAATCTTGACGTGGTCACAGCTGTACCGCCGGATGATGAACATGGCAGCCGAACTCCGCGGCCACGGATCACCGGGCGACCGGGCGCTGATCCTGGCGCCGCAGGGCCTCGACTACATCGTCGCCTTTCTCGGTGCCCTCGAGGCCGGGATCATCGCCGTCCCACTGTCGGTCCCGCAGGGCGGGGCCACTGACGAGCGGGTGACGTCGGTCCTCGGTGACGCCACGCCGGTTGCCGTACTCACCACCTCGACCGTCAAAGACGATGTGACACAGCATATTACGACCCAATCCGGGACAGCTGTCCCGAAGATCATCGAGGTGGACACGCTGGATCTGGACGCCCGGGTGCGATCGGGCGCGGGCAACAGCGACTACCCGTCCACCGCGTACCTGCAGTACACCTCGGGTTCCACCCGCACTCCGGCCGGTGTGATCATGTCGCACCAGAACCTCCGGTCCAATCTCGAGCAACTGATGGCCGGCTACTTCGCCGACTCCGACGGAGTCGCGCCGCCAGATCTGACGCTGGTGTCCTGGCTGCCCTTCTACCACGACATGGGGCTGGTGCTGGGCGTGTGCGCGCCCATCCTGCTGGGCGCCAAGGCGGTCGTCACCACCCCGCTGTCTTTCCTGGCCCGCCCGGCCCGGTGGATGCACATGATGGCCGACAACACGTGCCCCTTCACGGCAGCGCCGAACTTCGCCTTCGAATTGTCGGCCAGGAAGATATCGGACGACGACATGATCGGCCGAGATCTCGGTGGTGTGCACACCATTCTGAGCGGAAGTGAGCGGGTGCAGCCCGCGGCAGTCAAGCGATTCGCCGATCACTTCGCTCGGTTCAACCTGCGGGAGAACACCATTCGGCCCTCCTACGGCCTGGCCGAGGCCACCGTCTTCGTGGCCACCAGCAGACATGACCAGCCGACGAGACTGGTCGAATTCGATACCGAAGAGCTGGCCGGCGGTCAGGCGGTTCCGGCCGCGACCGGCACCGGCACCGTGTTGGTCAGTTACCAGGTGCCGCAGGCACCGACGGTGCGCATCGTCGATCCGGACTCACGTCAGGTGTGTTCCGAAGGGACCGTGGGCGAGATTTGGGTGCACGGCGACAACGTCGCCGCCGGCTACTGGCAGCGTTCCGAGGACAGCGAGCGCACGTTTGGTGCGACGATCCTCGACCCGCCCGAGGCCACGCCGGAAGGCCCGTGGCTGCGCACCGGAGACTCCGGCTTCATCACCGACGGCCAGCTGTTCATCATCGGCCGCATCAAGGATCTGCTGATTGTCTACGGTCGCAACCACTCTCCCGACGACATCGAAGCGACCATCCACGAGATCACTCGGAGCCGGTGCGCGGCAATAGCGGTTCCCGGGGAACGCAGCACCGAAAAGCTGGTGGCCATCATCGAACTGCGCAACCGCCAGGACGGGGAAGCGCACCGGTTGGGCGAGATCAAGCGCGAGGTGACTGCGGCGTTGTCGAGTTCGCACGGCCTGGCGGCCACGGATCTTGTTCTGGTACCGCCCGGCTCGATTCCCCTGACCACCAGCGGCAAGATCAGACGTCAGGCGTGCGTCGAACAGTACCGGCACAACCAGTTCGCCCGGTTGGACGCATAG